One window from the genome of Desulforamulus ruminis DSM 2154 encodes:
- a CDS encoding 5-formyltetrahydrofolate cyclo-ligase, protein MNSKEQIRKQMIKMRDSLDQRQVREKSRLIQEHLVNLDIYRAANKMMVYLDFRQEVYTGDLVREALKEGRAVMVPVARANDKSITPSRLLNPSEDLIPGLYGILEPRSGAFRPVKPEELDLVLVPGVAFDPAGNRLGYGGGYFDRFIPRLKKEAVTVALAYEFQMVPDLSSITGPHDQPVHYIITEDRVRQCFPRQNTLP, encoded by the coding sequence TTGAATAGCAAAGAGCAAATCCGCAAGCAAATGATAAAAATGAGGGATTCATTGGACCAGCGGCAGGTTCGGGAAAAAAGCCGGCTGATCCAGGAACATTTGGTGAACCTGGATATTTACCGTGCCGCCAATAAAATGATGGTTTATCTTGACTTCCGCCAAGAGGTTTATACCGGCGACCTGGTCAGGGAAGCGCTGAAAGAAGGCAGGGCCGTAATGGTACCGGTGGCCAGGGCCAACGATAAATCCATAACTCCTTCCCGGCTGCTGAATCCCTCCGAAGACTTAATCCCGGGCTTGTACGGCATCCTGGAGCCCCGTTCCGGCGCTTTCAGACCGGTAAAGCCCGAGGAACTGGATCTGGTGCTTGTACCCGGCGTGGCTTTTGATCCCGCGGGAAACCGCCTGGGCTATGGCGGCGGATACTTTGACCGGTTTATACCCCGGTTGAAAAAGGAAGCCGTTACCGTGGCCTTAGCCTATGAATTTCAAATGGTGCCGGACTTAAGTTCCATAACCGGGCCCCATGACCAGCCGGTTCATTATATCATCACCGAAGACCGGGTAAGGCAATGTTTTCCCCGGCAAAATACCCTCCCATGA
- a CDS encoding bactofilin family protein — protein MSKIKGIALWLLKWTLLMAVIALIILGFSFLERGQLAKEISYALNLPTQEWWQPEFQETPSPQVVEIQDEWKEINLPPNQSLPELKEPNKRLKIRATQVIGIVEAKEVRLYENATAGSVIANETAAIYGGSVKQNVQGARIILAPDEQSEFNLYSHPYQAFKDDREQKGDRGTVYGNLTGNEILALDGTTVLGDVGTVESQLDLAGVVQGNVTGKQIILRSTALIHGDVVISSDSVIMEPGASILGKIRNLDDKPVKIVKGETSSERSYHNNPSGAADFGPSYERVVVQEDSKGFLFLLWIPVLLGILATQFITYGFFPGDVAEGMENLTLRPLRTLWIGFVTAALGVPLCFLLFITILGIPFSLALSIALLLAILVGSSGVCLKIGRKVSASFGLNLSQVKEMLLGVLLVAHLIWIPVLGWLFLMVLGVMGLGSVIMIWYPRFKNHWSRWRESRRTKEAEHKLEEPSPIEESDDENKRE, from the coding sequence TTGTCAAAAATAAAAGGCATCGCCTTATGGCTGCTTAAATGGACCCTCCTTATGGCTGTAATTGCCTTAATCATACTAGGCTTCAGTTTTCTTGAACGGGGCCAGTTGGCCAAGGAAATTTCTTACGCTCTTAACCTGCCAACACAAGAATGGTGGCAGCCGGAATTTCAAGAAACTCCATCCCCACAGGTAGTGGAAATTCAGGATGAATGGAAGGAAATTAACCTCCCCCCCAACCAATCGCTGCCTGAGCTGAAGGAACCGAACAAACGGCTGAAAATCCGCGCTACTCAGGTTATCGGCATCGTAGAAGCCAAGGAAGTACGACTCTATGAAAACGCCACTGCCGGCTCTGTGATCGCCAATGAAACGGCTGCCATTTACGGCGGTTCGGTTAAACAAAATGTCCAGGGCGCCAGGATTATACTGGCCCCGGATGAACAGTCTGAGTTTAATCTCTATTCCCATCCCTATCAGGCATTTAAGGATGATAGGGAACAAAAGGGAGACCGCGGAACCGTCTACGGCAATCTAACCGGGAATGAAATTCTAGCCCTGGATGGCACCACCGTCCTAGGAGACGTGGGTACCGTTGAAAGCCAATTGGATCTGGCCGGCGTCGTACAGGGCAATGTTACCGGAAAGCAAATTATCCTCCGGTCCACCGCGCTGATTCATGGTGATGTGGTTATCAGCAGTGACTCGGTGATCATGGAGCCCGGTGCCAGTATATTAGGCAAAATAAGAAACCTGGATGATAAACCCGTCAAGATTGTCAAAGGAGAAACTTCGTCCGAAAGAAGCTATCACAACAATCCATCCGGGGCAGCGGACTTTGGTCCATCTTATGAAAGGGTTGTTGTCCAAGAGGATAGCAAGGGGTTTTTATTCCTGCTCTGGATTCCTGTTTTACTGGGTATTTTGGCAACTCAGTTCATTACCTACGGTTTCTTTCCCGGTGATGTGGCTGAAGGCATGGAAAATCTGACGCTTCGTCCCTTGCGAACATTATGGATCGGTTTTGTAACGGCTGCTCTGGGAGTCCCCCTGTGCTTCCTGCTGTTCATTACCATTCTGGGCATCCCCTTTTCCCTGGCCCTCAGCATCGCTCTGCTCTTGGCAATTCTGGTAGGTTCGTCCGGAGTCTGCCTAAAAATTGGCCGCAAGGTGAGTGCCTCTTTTGGCCTGAATCTTTCCCAGGTTAAAGAAATGCTGCTGGGAGTATTGCTGGTGGCCCATTTGATCTGGATTCCGGTGCTGGGCTGGTTATTCTTGATGGTGCTGGGTGTCATGGGACTGGGCAGCGTCATTATGATTTGGTACCCACGTTTCAAAAACCACTGGTCCCGGTGGCGGGAGTCCCGCCGGACAAAGGAAGCGGAGCATAAGTTAGAAGAGCCCTCTCCGATTGAAGAAAGCGACGACGAAAATAAACGGGAATAA
- a CDS encoding anti-sigma factor family protein: MNQTCLWIKKNLAAYGDHQLTPEDQTRIDKHLKHCPECQAYWQEQQALNHWLDNLVMEEPPPELTGQIMTAIESLPPVRNGALQVQEYSWWDFTLRSFLLLLTGTTVLLVSVWIYLEQRYGWLQAAGLIRWKMAKGWEQIWNTVDLWYLSLLQWFYHTWNSAVNWPASSGTSLLQGIVSVREHFASHQGALGTALIILVIWILLTLITAHLGSRIIFNRGEERTNCQK, translated from the coding sequence ATGAACCAGACCTGCCTATGGATTAAAAAAAATCTAGCAGCCTACGGCGATCACCAGTTGACGCCGGAAGATCAGACCCGGATAGATAAACACCTGAAACACTGTCCGGAATGCCAGGCCTACTGGCAGGAACAACAAGCCTTAAATCACTGGTTGGATAACCTCGTTATGGAGGAACCTCCGCCCGAACTAACCGGTCAGATTATGACAGCCATTGAGTCCCTGCCTCCGGTCCGGAACGGGGCCCTTCAGGTACAGGAATATTCCTGGTGGGACTTTACCCTCAGAAGTTTTCTGCTGCTGCTTACAGGTACAACGGTTCTTCTGGTGTCCGTCTGGATCTACCTGGAGCAGCGGTACGGCTGGTTGCAAGCAGCAGGACTCATCCGCTGGAAAATGGCCAAGGGATGGGAACAAATCTGGAACACGGTGGATTTATGGTACCTGAGTTTGCTGCAATGGTTCTACCATACCTGGAACTCGGCTGTAAACTGGCCGGCGAGCTCAGGAACCTCATTGCTGCAGGGTATTGTCTCGGTGCGGGAACACTTTGCCTCCCACCAGGGTGCTCTGGGAACGGCGTTGATTATTTTGGTCATTTGGATACTCCTGACCCTTATCACCGCTCATCTTGGTTCCAGGATTATTTTTAATCGCGGAGAGGAGAGAACGAATTGTCAAAAATAA
- a CDS encoding RNA polymerase sigma factor — protein sequence MPQDIIEKARTGDTGAFEAIVRWYQPGIFNVAFRILNDREEARDATQEVFIKLYSALASFRGEAKFTSWFYRIATNVCLDRYRRNKKSRAHTIQDRYEDIAPRAPTTARDDPAEIYQQKESLSALQELIADLPVKYRTVLILRHLEGLSYQEIADIMEIPVQTVGTQIHRAKAVLQKKMKPIHKGGISHEPDLPMD from the coding sequence GTGCCGCAGGACATCATAGAAAAGGCGAGAACGGGCGATACAGGAGCCTTTGAGGCCATCGTCAGGTGGTATCAGCCCGGTATTTTCAATGTGGCCTTTCGCATCTTGAATGACCGGGAAGAAGCCCGGGATGCCACCCAGGAGGTCTTTATCAAGTTGTACTCTGCCCTGGCCTCTTTCCGGGGTGAAGCAAAATTCACCAGTTGGTTTTACCGAATTGCCACCAATGTTTGTTTGGACCGCTACCGCAGGAACAAAAAATCAAGGGCCCACACGATTCAGGACCGCTATGAGGATATCGCGCCAAGGGCCCCCACCACGGCAAGGGACGATCCGGCGGAAATATATCAGCAGAAGGAATCCCTGTCAGCACTTCAGGAACTCATCGCCGATCTGCCTGTAAAATACCGCACCGTCCTTATTTTACGCCATCTGGAAGGCCTTAGTTATCAGGAAATCGCAGACATTATGGAAATACCGGTACAAACCGTCGGTACTCAAATTCATCGTGCCAAGGCAGTTTTACAGAAGAAAATGAAACCCATCCACAAAGGGGGTATCTCCCATGAACCAGACCTGCCTATGGATTAA